Proteins found in one Zea mays cultivar B73 chromosome 1, Zm-B73-REFERENCE-NAM-5.0, whole genome shotgun sequence genomic segment:
- the LOC100191759 gene encoding Probable inactive purple acid phosphatase 27 precursor yields MGREAPAMAVALLAALVASAAMFMLAGTASASPAEGIQPLSKIAVHRATVEMQPSAYVRATPSLLGEQGEDTEWVTVKFGWKEPSEDDWIGVFSPSEFNSSATCPNPWPAEEPYLCTAPIKYQFANYSANYIYWGKGSIRLQLINQRSDFSFALFTGGLSNPRLIAVSEPISFKNPKAPVFPRLAQGTSHDEMTVTWTSGYAIDEAYPFVEWGALVAGGVRHTARAPAGTLTFNRGSMCGEPARTVGWRDPGFIHTAFLRDLWPNKEYHYRIGHELPDGSVVWGKPYSFRAPPSPGQPSLQRVIVFGDMGKAERDGSNEYAAYQPGSLNTTDALIADLDNYDIVFHIGDMPYANGYISQWDQFTAQVAPITARKPYMVGSGNHERDWPDTAAFWDVMDSGGECGVPAETYYYYPAENRANFWYKVDYGMFRFCVGDSEHDWRVGTPQYDFIEHCLSTVDRKHQPWLIFATHRVLGYSSNAWYAGEGSFEEPEGRENLQRLWQKYRVDIAFFGHVHNYERTCPMYQSQCMTSEKTHYSGTMNGTIFVVAGGGGCHLSSYTTAIPKWSIYRDYDFGFVKLTAFNHSSLLFEYKKSSDSKVYDSFTIDRDYRDVLRCVHDSCFPTTLAT; encoded by the exons ATGGGAAGAGAGGCGCCGGCGATGGCGGTAGCGCTGCTGGCGGCGCTGGTCGCTTCCGCGGCCATGTTCATGTTGGCGGGGACCGCGAGCGCGTCCCCGGCGGAGGGGATCCAGCCGCTGTCCAAGATCGCCGTCCACAGGGCCACCGTCGAAATGCAGCCGTCGGCGTACGTGCGGGCGACACCGTCGCTCCTCGGCGAGCAG GGAGAAGACACCGAGTGGGTGACGGTGAAGTTCGGCTGGAAAGAACCGTCCGAGGACGACTGGATCGGCGTCTTCTCTCCGTCTGAATTCAA CTCGTCGGCTACATGTCCGAACCCATGGCCAGCAGAAGAACCCTATCTCTGCACAGCACCCATCAAG TATCAGTTCGCCAACTACTCTGCGAACTACATCTACTGGGGCAAGGGCAGCATCCGGCTGCAGCTCATCAACCAGCGCTCCGACTTCTCCTTCGCCCTCTTCACCGGCGGCCTCAGCAAC CCGAGGTTGATCGCGGTGTCGGAGCCCATATCGTTCAAGAACCCCAAGGCGCCCGTGTTCCCGCGCCTGGCGCAGGGCACGTCCCACGACGAGATGACGGTGACGTGGACCAGCGGCTACGCCATCGATGAGGCGTACCCGTTCGTGGAGTGGGGCGCCCTGGTCGCCGGCGGCGTCCGGCacaccgcgcgcgcgcccgccggGACGCTCACCTTCAACCGCGGCAGCATGTGCGGCGAGCCGGCGCGCACCGTCGGGTGGAGGGACCCCGGGTTCATCCACACCGCCTTCCTCAGGGACCTCTGGCCCAACAAGGAGTACCACTACCGGATCGGGCACGAGCTCCCCGACGGGTCGGTGGTGTGGGGCAAGCCCTACTCGTTCCGGGCGCCGCCGTCGCCGGGGCAGCCGTCTCTGCAGCGCGTGATCGTGTTCGGCGACATGGGGAAGGCGGAGCGGGACGGGTCGAACGAGTACGCGGCGTACCAGCCCGGGTCGCTCAACACCACGGACGCGCTGATCGCGGACCTGGACAACTACGACATCGTGTTCCACATCGGGGACATGCCCTACGCCAACGGCTACATCTCGCAGTGGGACCAGTTCACGGCGCAGGTGGCGCCCATCACCGCCCGCAAGCCCTACATGGTGGGCAGCGGCAACCACGAGCGGGACTGGCCCGACACGGCGGCGTTCTGGGACGTGATGGACTCGGGCGGCGAGTGCGGCGTCCCCGCCGAGACCTACTACTACTACCCCGCCGAGAACCGGGCCAACTTCTGGTACAAGGTGGACTACGGCATGTTCCGCTTCTGCGTGGGCGACTCGGAGCACGACTGGCGCGTCGGCACGCCGCAGTACGACTTCATCGAGCACTGCCTGTCCACGGTGGACCGCAAGCACCAGCCGTGGCTCATCTTCGCCACGCACCGCGTGCTGGGCTACTCCTCCAACGCCTGGTACGCCGGCGAAGGGTCCTTCGAGGAGCCCGAGGGCCGCGAGAACCTGCAGCGCCTGTGGCAGAAGTACCGCGTCGACATCGCCTTCTTCGGCCACGTCCACAACTACGAGCGGACCTGCCCCATGTACCAGAGCCAGTGCATGACCAGCGAGAAGACCCACTACTCAGGGACCATGAACGGCACCATCTTCGTcgtcgccggcggcggcggctgccacCTGTCCAGCTACACCACGGCCATCCCCAAGTGGAGCATCTACCGCGACTACGACTTCGGCTTCGTCAAGCTCACGGCCTTCAACCACTCGTCGCTGCTGTTCGAGTACAAGAAGAGCAGCGACAGCAAGGTCTACGACTCCTTCACCATCGACAGGGACTACCGCGACGTGCTCAGATGCGTGCACGACAGCTGCTTCCCCACCACGCTCGCCACCTAG